The DNA segment GGTCTCGCTACGGTCGCCCTCCAGTGAGCCGGCCGTAGCGAACCACCGTCAGCGGCAGCTGCCGCCTTCTCCGCCACGCACAGACATCGCACTCCTCGGTTGGACTCCGTTGCGGACAACGGAGTCGGTCGCTTCCAGGTTGCGGGTTCAGCCTATCGACAGGATCCGGGTGGGCAGGGCGGTCTCGGTAACCGAGCCGTCCGCGGCGCGCTTCAGCTCGTACCCTTGCGGCCCCTCACGGTCGGCAACCACCTCGTCGAGCACCGTGCCCCGGTAGACCAGGCCGGCGCCGTCGTCGGTCGCGTACCCGTCGCCGAGCGTCCCGTCGCCGATCAGCTCGTGCATCTTCGGCCGGCGCTGCTCCTCGGCGTCGTAGTGCACCCCGTTGCTGTACGGCAGCCAGCCCAGCCCTTCGGTGAACCCGCGCAGCGCCAGCCCGTAGCTGTCCGTGCTGCCGCCCTGGTGCCAGCAGATCGACCCGGCCGACACACCACTCATCACGATGCCGGCCTGCCACGCCTCGTACAGGATCTCGTCGAGGCCGTGCACCCGCCAGACCGCGACCAGGTTCGCGACGCTGCCGCCGTCCACCCAGATGATGTCCTGGGCCAGGATGTGCGCGCGGATGTCCTCGACGTTCGGCATCGGGAACAGCTGCAGGTGCGACATGGTGAACTCGGTCCCGGCGAACGCCGAGTAGAACGCGCCGATCCGGGCCTCCGGGTCACCGGTCGCCTGGGTCAGCACGCAGATCTTCGGGGCCTTGCGGGCGTTCGCCAGCTCCGCGGCGAAGTAGTGGATGGCGCCCGGGCGCAGGCTCATCGCGCCGTAGCTGCCGCGCCGGAAAAAGGCGCTCGTGGCCAGAATGGTGGGAACGTCGGCTGTCACCGCAACATCATGGCGCACGCGTCGGCGGTCTCCAGCACGATGTCCGCCGCGATGTCGATCGCCAGGCTCAGATGCAGCGGGTCGCCGCTGACGGCCGCGAACGCCGCGTCGACCCGGGCCGGGAACCGCTCCGGCGCCCCGGGCAGCGCGCCGGCCGCCGCCACCGCGCCCTTCTCGTTGATCAGCCAGCGTCCGGCGGCGCCGTGCAGGGCGTGCGCGCACACCCCGGCCACCCGGAACAGGCAGCCCGAGACATAGGCGCTGTCGCCGCGGGACACCGCCTTGCGCGCCAGGCCGATCAGGAAGTCGGCCTCCCAGAGCCCCGCCACCAGCGCCTCGGAGAGCGCCCGTGGATAGACCCGGACGCGGCCTTGGAGGGCCGCGAGCTCACCGGCCGGGTCGCTCAGGATGCGGCCCAGGGCCAATTCGCCGGGGTACGAGAAACCCGTGACGCCCAGAGGATGTCCCGTCTGGCTGTGGAACTCGTAGCGGCCCTGCTCGGCGTCGGCCCAGCACCGGCGTACCCGCTCGAGATCCCGGTAGATCCAGTCCACCGGGTGCCCGCCGACGCTGAGCCAGCTGCCGCCGTCGACCCACGGCCCCCAGCCGCCCGGCTCGGTCACCGTGGCACCCGGCGCGGCGATCTCCGCGGCCAGCTCGCGCAGCCGTCCGGTGTCCAGCGGCGCCCGGTAGTAGAGGCCGAGGTCGGTGTCCGAGTCGGGAGTGTGCTCGCCGCGGGCCCGGCTGCCGCCGAGGACCACGCCGCACACGCCGGGCACAGCGGTCAGCCGGGTGGCGAGCTCGGTCAGGTCCGCTTCGGTCAGCGCCATCCCGCTACGGTGATCTCCCCGTCCTCCGGGCGCAATCACCGGTGGTCAGGGACACACGGCGGCGGGCTCCAGGCGTACCCGGTCGATCGGATCGAGGAGCGCGAGCTCCTCCGTGGTGAGGATGACCTGGACGCCTTCCTCCCGCTTCTCCTCTTCTTCAGCCGGCTCAGCCTTCTCAGCCGGCTCAGCCTTCTCAGCCGGCTCGGCCTTCTCGTCCGGGCAGGCCGCCGACCTTCCCAGCGGGACGCAGACACGCAGCGCGCCCTCGCAGTCACGGTCCCATTTGCGACGCGCCCCGAACACGACGATCCGCGGCTCCGGCGCGCGGGTCACCTCGCTGCCGATCAGGATCCGCGCGGTCTGCCGGCCGTTGGTCAGCGTCACGAGGTACCGCAGGGTCTCCTCACCGGACTCGCCCGGCGCCTCGATCTTGCGGGTGCCGCGCGGCAGCGACGGGTCACGGATCACCTGCGTGTCGAACGGGATCTCCCGCGTCTCCACGTCGGTCCGCGTCGTGACGACCGGGTCGGCCTGCGCGTCCTTCCGGGAGTCGGTGCGCGCGGCCTGGGCGGGCGCCTGCGGTCGGTGCGGCGCCGTCCGCTCGGTGTTTCCACCGGCTTCATCCGGCCCGGTACGGGTGGGGCGCGGCCCGGTGCGGTCCGCCCGATCATCGTCGACCCGCGCCTGGCTGAGTTGATCGGCAGCGGTCGCCGGCGGGCGCGGCGGGACAGGCGTGTGGCGTCGCGGCAACGGCTCGGCGGCGGCCGCGGCACGGCTGACCACCTCCGGGCTCTCCTCGAGCCGTGCCAGGCCGAGGTCGGGCTCGGCGCCCGGGTCCTCCGCCGCGGCGACGGTCCGCGCGTCGTCCCCGGTCAGAGTGGTCACGCCGGCCACCCCGCCACCGACGAGCACGAGCAGCGCGGTCGTGCCCGCGGTCATCCGGACGCCGAACGGCAGTCGAGCCCACCAAGACTTTCGTGGCATTTCGAGCAGTTGCTGCAGAGAGTCACTAGTTGTCTGGTTTTGCACCGAAGCATTGTGACTCTTCATAGCTCGCAGGCAAATCACCCTAATGTCGCCCAAATTGGGGACGGCCACGCCCCGCGACCCTCTTCGCGCGTTGGCCCTGCGAGGCGGAAAGTCGACAGGCATGCGCACGGGACTGCCGCCGTACGATCGAAGTCATGAAAGACGGCGTGCCCGCTCCACTGAGCCCGGGGGAAGAGGCGGTGATGCGCGCGCTGGGGCGGTTCCTCATGGTCATGCCGCGGGCGCTCGACGCCGACCTGGAGCGGGAGCAGCGCATGTCCGCGAGCGAATACTCGGTGCTGCGGCACCTCTCCGAGACACCCGGTCAGATGCTGCGGATGAGCACCCTGGCCACCGTGTGCGACATGTCACTGAGCGGCATGACCCGGCTCGCCGGCAAGCTCGAGTCGCTCGGTTACCTGCGCCGGATCCGCTGCGAGGAGGACGCGCGCGGCGCCAACGCGGTGCTCACCGACGCCGGCCTGGCCCGGCTACGGCAGGCGTGGCCGACCCATCTCGCCAGCGTGCGGCGGCACATCTTCGACCACCTCGACGGCATCGACCTGGACCGGCTGGCCGCGGCGTTCTCCGCGATGGCGGCGGATCACAAGGACCTCTCGTAACAGACCGACAGGTCCGACCCCTGATAGGCGCCGAAGAGCGGGATCTCCCGGTACCCCTCCCGCTCGTAGAACCGCATGGCGTCCGGCTGGGCCGGGCCGGTCTCCAGCCGGATCGTCGTCCACCCGCGCTCGGCTGCCGCGGACTCCAGCGCCCGCAGGATCGCCGTGGACACGCCGGAGCCGCGGGACTCGGGTGAGACGTACATCCGCTTCACCTCGGCGCTGCCCGGGTCGAGCTGCCGCAGCGCGCCACACCCGACCGCCTGCCCGTTCCTGATCGCCACGAGGAACAGGTCGATGTCGGCCGCCGACGGCGGCGTGCCCGGCTCGTGATCCCCGGTCCCGTAGCGCTCGTCCAGCTCGGCCCGTTGCGCCTTCCGCAGCGCCGCGCCGTCGGCGTCGTCCCAGTCCCGCACTTCGATAGTCACCGTCACAGCTGTTACCGTAACAGCTGTTACCGAAACGGGAAGGGGGATCCGTGTCACGATCAGCGGACCGGTCGGCGCAGGCGTCGATGCTGTCGGCGGCGGTCTGGGACGTCCTGGCCTCGCAAGGTCTGGAACGGCTGACCGTCCGGGCAGTGGCGGCCGCGGCCGGCTGCACCACGGGCCTGGTCATGCACCGCTTCCCGAACCGTCAGGCGCTGCTGCTGCACGCGCGCCGGCTGCTGCACGAGACCACCCGGGAGCGGGTCTCCGCCCTGGAGTCGGCCGCCCCGGACCCTCGCTCGGCACTGCGCGCGGTGCTGCTGCAGGGCATGGCGCTGGACGAGCAGAACCGGCAGGAAGCGCTCGTCTGGATGGGCTTCCTCGCCGCCGCCGTGACCGATCCCGATCTCATCGAGGAGCACCGGCGCAACAACCGGGCCTGGCGCGATCGGGTGACCCGGCTGATCAGCGCGGCCGCCCCCGACTGGCCGGCGGACCGGGTCTCGACGACGGCCCTCGCGCTGATCTCGATGACCGAGGGGATGGCCGCCTACGCCGCGGCCGACCCCGACGCCTATCCGCCGTCGTCTCAGGTGTCCATGGTGGATGCGGCGCTGGCCGCCTTCGCCCTGTCTCAGTGACGCCTTCGCCCTATCTCAACAGGGGGAAGACCGTGCCGGCTATCAGCGCGCCGACCAGCGCGCCGACGACGACCTGCGCCCTGGTGTGCGCGGTCAGCCGGACCCGCGCCCAGCAGCCGAGCAGCACGAGCGGGACGCCGAGCAGGGCGACCGGGCCGTACACCGCGGTCAGCGCCGCCACCGTCCCAGCCGCCACACCGGCGTGAATCGACATCTTCCACCAGTGCGTGACCAGCGCGAACACGGCCAGCCCGCAGCCGCCCGCGCCGAGCAGCGCCAGCACCTCCCGGGGCGCGCCGAGAACGACGAGCAGCACGAGCCCGGCGGCGAGCGACGCCGTACCGAACAGAAGCGGAACCCGCCGATCCGCCCGCTCCGGAATGTGATGGTTCGTGAGCCGTCCCCTGCGGACACCGTGCAGCACATATCCGAGCGGAATCACGGCCGCGAACAGCGCGCCCGGAAGCCCCCACCACCGCGACACCCCGGGCGTATCCCCCGCATGCCATCCGACGACGAGCAGCAGCACCGCGACCAGGACAGCGGGAGCCAGCACCTCCGACACGATCCGGGCGACCCGGGTCGGGAGGTCTTCGCGAGCCCTCTCATCAGCGACGACAACACCAGCGTTGAGCACGCCCCATCATCCCAGGACGACGCGGCGATACGTCACACGTTGAAGCGGAACTCGACGACGTCGCCGTCCTTCATGACGTAGTCCTTGCCCTCCATGCGGACCTTGCCGGCAGCCTTCGCCGCTGACATCGAGCCCGCCGCGACCAGGTCGTCGAAGCTGACGATCTCGGCCTTGATGAAGCCCCGCTGGAAGTCGGAGTGGATGACACCGGCCGCCTCCGGCGCGGTGGCGCCGACCGGGACGGTCCAGGCACGGGACTCTTTCGGGCCCGCGGTCAGGTAGGTCTGGAGGCCCAGCGTGTCGAAGCCGACCCGGATGAGGCGGTTCAGGCCGGGCTCCGACTGGCCGGTGGACTGCAGCAGCTCCAGGGCCTCCTCGTCGTCCAACTCGATCAGCTCGGACTCGATCTTCGCGTCCATGAAGACGGCCTCGGCCGGGGCGACCAGGGCGCGCAGCTCGTCGAGGAACGCCTCGTTGCCGAGCTCGGCCTCGTCGACATTGAAGACGTACAGGAAAGGCTTCGTGGTGAGCAGGTGCAGCTCGTCGAGGAGCTCCAGCTCGATGCCCGCCGCCTTGGCGCCCTGGTAGAGGGTCACACCGTCGTTGAGCAGCTTGAACGCGGCCTCCGCGGCGGCCACGGTCGAGGCCTTCTCCTTCTTGAGCTTCGCCTCTTTCTGCAGACGGGGCAGCGCCTTCTCGACCGTCTGCAGGTCGGCGAGGATCAGCTCGGTGTTGATCGTCTCGATGTCGTCGGACGGCGAGACCTTGCCGTCGACGTGCAGCACGTTCGGGTCCGAGAACGCGCGGACGACCTGGCAGATCGCCGAGGCGTCGCGGATGTTCGCGAGGAACGCGTTGCCGCGGCCCTGACCCTTCGACGCGCCGCGGACCAGGCCCGCGATGTCGACGAAGCTCACCGGCGCCGGCAGGATCTTCTCGCTGCCGAACAGCTCAGCGAGCTTGCCGAGCCGCTCGTCGGGCAGCCCGACCACGCCGACGTTGGGCTCGATCGTCGCGAACGGGTAGTTCGCGGCGAGCACGTCGTTCTTGGTGAGGGCGTTGAACAGGGTGCTCTTGCCGACGTTGGGCAGGCCGACGATTCCGATGGTGAGGCTCACGGAACGCCAGTCTACGGGTTCGGCCAACCGGGGAACCGCCGCAGTTCCGCGTCCGCAGCCGGCAGGCACGGTCATGTCCGAAACCCGCCAGCAGTGGCGGGGTCACGCGGAGCAGACTCGACGGCATGGAGCTGGACTTCGAGCGTTGCTACCGCGCCGTCGACAGCCGCGACCAGCGGTTCGACGGCTGCTTCTACACCGCCGTGCGGACCACCGGGATCTACTGCCGGCCGTCCTGTCCCGCCGTCACCCCGAAACGCCGGAACGTCACGTTCTATCCGAGCGCCGCCGCGTCCCAGCGGGCCGGCTACCGCGCCTGCCGCCGCTGCCGCCCGGACGCCGCACCCGGTTCCCCGGAGTGGGACGTGCGCGCCGACACCGTGGGCCGGGCCATGCGGCTCATCGGCGACGGCGTCGTCGACCGGGTCGGCGTGAGCGGGCTCGCGAGCCGGCTCGGCTACACGGAACGCCACCTCAACCGGATGCTCACGGCGGAGCTCGGGGCGGGGCCGCTCGCTCTCGCTCGCGCTCAGCGGGCGCAGACCGCGCGGATCCTCGTCGAGACGACGGATCTCGGACTGGCGGACATCGCGTTCGCTGCCGGATTCGGGAGTGTGCGGCAGTTCAACGACACGATGCTCGAGGTGTACGCGGGATCGCCCAGCCAGCTGCGGACCCGGCGCCCCGCGACCGCCGTGCCTGAAGAGGCCGGGGTCATCAACCTGCGACTCGCGTACCGGGCGCCTCTGCACGCGGCGTCACTGATCGAGTTCCTCGGGTCGAGGACGCTTCCCGGAGTCGACGAGGTGGACGGGGAAACGTACCGGCGGGGGTTGAATCTGCCCCACGGCGGCGCGACCGTCGCGCTCACGCCGGGCGAAAGGTGGATCTTCGCGACGCTGCGGCTCAGTGACGTCCGGGATCTGGCGCCCGCCGTGGCCCGCTGCCGCCGTCTGTTCGATCTGGACGCCGACCCGGTCGCCGTGGACGGCGAGCTGGGAAAGGACCCGGCGCTGCGGGAGATGGTGCGGCGGGAGCCCGGAGTGCGGGTGCCGCGGGCCGTGGACGGCTTCGAGATGGCGGTCCGGGCCGTGGTGGGCCAGCAGGTCAGCGTGGCCGGCGCCAGGAAGACGCTGGAGCGGATGATCCGGGCGGCGGGCGAAGGTTTTCCCGCGGCGAGCGTCGTGGCCGGCCTCCCGGACTCCGCGTTCGGCATGCCGGCGTCCCGCCGTGCCACCCTCCGCGCCCTGTCCGCGGCCGTCGCCGACGGGACGATCGACCTGAACCCGGGCGCCGACCGCGCCGAAACGGTCGCGAGCCTGCTCCAGATCCCCGGGATCGGTCCCTGGACGGCCGGCTACGTGGCGATGCGCGCGACCGGTGACCCGGACGTCTTCCTGGAGACCGACCTGGCAGCCCGCCGTGGCGCGGCCGCCCTGCGCCTCCCGGACACCCCGAAGGCGCTGGCGAGACACGCGGAACGCTGGCGTCCCTGGCGCTCCTACGCGCTCATCCGTCTCTGGCGAGCCTCCTGAGACCGTTATCCACAATCCGCCGCCGTCCACAGGCTCGGTGTCGCCGGCCCGTGTTCCCGGCAAGGCTGGACACCCCCATTCGAAGGAGACGAACGATGCTTCGCTACGCGACGATGACCACCCCGGTCGGCCCGTTCACCGCGATCACCACCGCCGGCGGCGCAGTCCGCGCGGCCGGGTTCACCACCGACGTGCCCGACCTGATGCGCCTGATGCACCCGGCTCTGCGGGAGGGGGTGGAGGCGAACGCCGATGTCGGCCCGGTTCGTGACGCGGTGGCGGCCTATTTCGACGGTGACCTGACAGCGCTGGACGTGGTCGTCGTCGAGCAGCAGACGAAGGGCCCGTTCATGCGGCAGGCGTGGGACGTCATGCGGGAGATCAAGCCGGGCGCGCCGGTGACGTACACGCGCTATGCCGAATTGTCCGGTAACCCGGCGGCGATCCGCGGTGCCGCGCAGGCGTGTGCCCGCAACGCCGTGGCGCTGATCCT comes from the Actinoplanes sp. OR16 genome and includes:
- the ychF gene encoding redox-regulated ATPase YchF; this encodes MSLTIGIVGLPNVGKSTLFNALTKNDVLAANYPFATIEPNVGVVGLPDERLGKLAELFGSEKILPAPVSFVDIAGLVRGASKGQGRGNAFLANIRDASAICQVVRAFSDPNVLHVDGKVSPSDDIETINTELILADLQTVEKALPRLQKEAKLKKEKASTVAAAEAAFKLLNDGVTLYQGAKAAGIELELLDELHLLTTKPFLYVFNVDEAELGNEAFLDELRALVAPAEAVFMDAKIESELIELDDEEALELLQSTGQSEPGLNRLIRVGFDTLGLQTYLTAGPKESRAWTVPVGATAPEAAGVIHSDFQRGFIKAEIVSFDDLVAAGSMSAAKAAGKVRMEGKDYVMKDGDVVEFRFNV
- a CDS encoding TetR/AcrR family transcriptional regulator translates to MLSAAVWDVLASQGLERLTVRAVAAAAGCTTGLVMHRFPNRQALLLHARRLLHETTRERVSALESAAPDPRSALRAVLLQGMALDEQNRQEALVWMGFLAAAVTDPDLIEEHRRNNRAWRDRVTRLISAAAPDWPADRVSTTALALISMTEGMAAYAAADPDAYPPSSQVSMVDAALAAFALSQ
- a CDS encoding nucleotidyltransferase domain-containing protein, with amino-acid sequence MALTEADLTELATRLTAVPGVCGVVLGGSRARGEHTPDSDTDLGLYYRAPLDTGRLRELAAEIAAPGATVTEPGGWGPWVDGGSWLSVGGHPVDWIYRDLERVRRCWADAEQGRYEFHSQTGHPLGVTGFSYPGELALGRILSDPAGELAALQGRVRVYPRALSEALVAGLWEADFLIGLARKAVSRGDSAYVSGCLFRVAGVCAHALHGAAGRWLINEKGAVAAAGALPGAPERFPARVDAAFAAVSGDPLHLSLAIDIAADIVLETADACAMMLR
- a CDS encoding DNA-3-methyladenine glycosylase 2 family protein, producing the protein MELDFERCYRAVDSRDQRFDGCFYTAVRTTGIYCRPSCPAVTPKRRNVTFYPSAAASQRAGYRACRRCRPDAAPGSPEWDVRADTVGRAMRLIGDGVVDRVGVSGLASRLGYTERHLNRMLTAELGAGPLALARAQRAQTARILVETTDLGLADIAFAAGFGSVRQFNDTMLEVYAGSPSQLRTRRPATAVPEEAGVINLRLAYRAPLHAASLIEFLGSRTLPGVDEVDGETYRRGLNLPHGGATVALTPGERWIFATLRLSDVRDLAPAVARCRRLFDLDADPVAVDGELGKDPALREMVRREPGVRVPRAVDGFEMAVRAVVGQQVSVAGARKTLERMIRAAGEGFPAASVVAGLPDSAFGMPASRRATLRALSAAVADGTIDLNPGADRAETVASLLQIPGIGPWTAGYVAMRATGDPDVFLETDLAARRGAAALRLPDTPKALARHAERWRPWRSYALIRLWRAS
- a CDS encoding peptidase E, yielding MTADVPTILATSAFFRRGSYGAMSLRPGAIHYFAAELANARKAPKICVLTQATGDPEARIGAFYSAFAGTEFTMSHLQLFPMPNVEDIRAHILAQDIIWVDGGSVANLVAVWRVHGLDEILYEAWQAGIVMSGVSAGSICWHQGGSTDSYGLALRGFTEGLGWLPYSNGVHYDAEEQRRPKMHELIGDGTLGDGYATDDGAGLVYRGTVLDEVVADREGPQGYELKRAADGSVTETALPTRILSIG
- a CDS encoding G5 domain-containing protein; its protein translation is MPRKSWWARLPFGVRMTAGTTALLVLVGGGVAGVTTLTGDDARTVAAAEDPGAEPDLGLARLEESPEVVSRAAAAAEPLPRRHTPVPPRPPATAADQLSQARVDDDRADRTGPRPTRTGPDEAGGNTERTAPHRPQAPAQAARTDSRKDAQADPVVTTRTDVETREIPFDTQVIRDPSLPRGTRKIEAPGESGEETLRYLVTLTNGRQTARILIGSEVTRAPEPRIVVFGARRKWDRDCEGALRVCVPLGRSAACPDEKAEPAEKAEPAEKAEPAEEEEKREEGVQVILTTEELALLDPIDRVRLEPAAVCP
- a CDS encoding MarR family winged helix-turn-helix transcriptional regulator; the encoded protein is MKDGVPAPLSPGEEAVMRALGRFLMVMPRALDADLEREQRMSASEYSVLRHLSETPGQMLRMSTLATVCDMSLSGMTRLAGKLESLGYLRRIRCEEDARGANAVLTDAGLARLRQAWPTHLASVRRHIFDHLDGIDLDRLAAAFSAMAADHKDLS
- a CDS encoding GNAT family N-acetyltransferase codes for the protein MTVTIEVRDWDDADGAALRKAQRAELDERYGTGDHEPGTPPSAADIDLFLVAIRNGQAVGCGALRQLDPGSAEVKRMYVSPESRGSGVSTAILRALESAAAERGWTTIRLETGPAQPDAMRFYEREGYREIPLFGAYQGSDLSVCYERSL
- a CDS encoding phosphoesterase PA-phosphatase gives rise to the protein MLNAGVVVADERAREDLPTRVARIVSEVLAPAVLVAVLLLVVGWHAGDTPGVSRWWGLPGALFAAVIPLGYVLHGVRRGRLTNHHIPERADRRVPLLFGTASLAAGLVLLVVLGAPREVLALLGAGGCGLAVFALVTHWWKMSIHAGVAAGTVAALTAVYGPVALLGVPLVLLGCWARVRLTAHTRAQVVVGALVGALIAGTVFPLLR
- a CDS encoding methylated-DNA--[protein]-cysteine S-methyltransferase, whose protein sequence is MLRYATMTTPVGPFTAITTAGGAVRAAGFTTDVPDLMRLMHPALREGVEANADVGPVRDAVAAYFDGDLTALDVVVVEQQTKGPFMRQAWDVMREIKPGAPVTYTRYAELSGNPAAIRGAAQACARNAVALILPCHRVLRSDGSLGGYRWGLTVKAWLLKHESGE